Below is a genomic region from Primulina eburnea isolate SZY01 chromosome 9, ASM2296580v1, whole genome shotgun sequence.
CCGATGCGAACGGAGGATTCAGATGTCGGAAAGCATTACTGAACATAGAGGAAGATCTGGGAATAGGAAAATGGGAGGGAAGAGAGCATTTTGAAAAATTCTCTCTCTAGCACTCTACTGGTCTTGTTGCTAAAAAATAGCTTGCTATTTTTCCACCATTGAGTCCGCAACAAATGAAATGGAACTTGGCGTAACTCATAATCTTCTATTTTAACAATTGGCTTATTGTCTCTAAAATTGCTAAACTTAAATGCCATATATTCAGTTTTTACTCTACTAAGCCAAAAACCATTTACTTCCAATGTTTCCAGGCAAGAATCGAGCTCAGCAATTACTTCTACACATGTCTCCGCAACCAAGACAATGAATGACATGCATTGTAATTACCCAATATTCATTTCTTGTGGATACACAACATTTATCGATTATTTTGTCACCAGAGATCTCACATCCTCAAATTAATTTGCAGAACCAATTAAAGGATGAGAGAAATATGTGTTTATAAATCTGAAGTCTGAACAACTCTCCAACTTTATGATTCAGAGGTTCCATGTTATGGGCCTAGGTTTTAAGAGGTTAGTGGACCGAATCAGGAGAGGCTCATGCGAGGGAAATATATAAAATGTATTAAGTGAGACGATAGTTGGTCATTCAGTTTCTTAACTTTCTTGTGAGTTTTACCAGCTTTCAGCTAGGGAGGCTTGTACAGAAGGAAACCTCATGGTTATTATCTTCTTTCATTCAATATATGCCATATAAATCCTTGTTCTTAATCTGTTTTGGGATTCTTAATTCGCTGCATTTGTTGAGGAACGTAACATTCCATTGTCTGAAACAAGAGATCATTGTCACACACCACATCCACTTAAGGAGGACTCCTCAAAGTGTTGAGAGAACATAAGATGCTTTACAAGAGTTTCATGGGTTATCATGAAAAATGAAATCTTTGACAATACAGTTTTAATCTTGATCACTCTATTGCGAGTCAATCTGTTTGAAAGCATCAGATGTATGCAGCACTGCACATCGACAAAATTCAGGCACAACCATTAATGAAAATTCTATTAGAGACAACCCAAAATTCACGAGGGATGTGCTTTTCATGCATTATTCATTCAGAAAATAAATGTCTTTGAAACGGTATCTATCAGCATTATCTTCACACGACATTCATATCATGTTCAGAACTAAGGACGCATTTACCAGTCAACACATAGTGCAGACCCTCTGATTTAGATGTATCTGCAAGTTCAGCAATCCGATTGAGATCCTTTTGGAGCGACCTCCCCAAGCCCAAAAGCCCAACCTTAAACCAAACGAAAGAGACAGATGACATAAAGaagatacatgaaaaataaaaggagACAACAAAACATATATAACTGTTAAAAAGGTTTGGAAATATTTCAGAGAAACTATTGGCAACAATAGCTATAAACCACTCATATCTTAGAATTCCAATGGTAAAACAGAGTCCTCAAAAACATGACCCTCGGTGTTTTTCTTATTTCTTACTCTATATGAAAACATTTTGTAAACCATTAATTCTTCAACTGCTATATGTCGAAGTACACAGTTTCAAGGGACTGAGCCATGATACATCAAGGTAAGTTAAAGGACTCGCTATTCATAAGAAGGCTCACACGCTTGCTAAGGAAATTCATTTCTCCAACCCAAAGTGGCTTTGTTGATGGAGATTAATCTCTGACAACAATCTTTTGGCCAAAGAGCTTATTCACAAAATCAACTATACAGTCTGTGGTGGTAACTTGGTGTTGAAGCTGTATATGGCTACAGCTTATGACGGGGTCAGATAGGACTTCCTATTTTCGTATGCCTTCTGCTTTTTGTTTTTTGGATGCTTTCGTTGATATTATAAATAGATGTATCTCAAACGGTTAGTTCACAGTCATCATCAATGGGATCCTATGCAGGATCTCTACGTCCAACAGAGACTTGAGACAAGCTGGCTTCTCTCACCGCTGCTTTTCATTATCATGGCGGGGTAACTTTCTCTTGTTTTGGATGCCTTAGTCTTAGTTAATAAGAAGTTAGCTTGCTATTTAGGGTGTGCACTTAGCATCTCCTATCTTgcatatgttgatgacatccctACGCCAATGGAAATCATAAAGCTGTCAAGAAGATTAGGTTCCTTTGTCAGTATGAGTCTTGCTCAGGGCAGCTAATGAGTGAAGCCAAGAGTTCGTCTTTTACCTTCAATAAATGAACATCTAGGAGGCAAGGACAATATGGACATGTGGTGCAGCTACTGGCTTTTCAGAGGATGCTCTCTCCTTCACTTACTTGGGAGTTCCGATGTTTGTGAGCCATAGAATAAAGCTTGTTATTTCAAGAATCTGGTCCAGAAAGCTCGTTAATAACTCTTGGAGGTTTTTAACTAAGAGGATCccagttgatgatatcctcaAAGCCCGGGGAGTTCAATTAGCTTCTAAATGTCAATGTTATTAAAATGAGGAAACAATGGATCATATCATCTTTTCTAGTGAGATCACCACTCATATGTGGACATACTTTGCTCAATTTTTTGGTGTTTATCACTTTGATAGGTTGGAGACCTAAAAGCCGGGTGATGCTTTGAGGGAAAAAAGGCACAATAAGGAGCTAATTTTGTTTATTATTATCTGGTTCCTTTGGGTGGCTCGCAATAATTCCATAAATCGGGATATCAAATGCTCAAACTCTAGAATTATTCAAGATATCTCTTCATATATCTCCCACTGCCATGGACAGAAAGATCCCTCATGCTTTGGCAGTAGAAGAAAATCCACCCCGGTGTTCAAATTTATACAACCCCGCATCAGCAGAAAGAGAACATGGAAAGAGTTACTAGGCTGTTCCTGACCAATATCCTAACTTTCTACAGGAACCCACATCAAATTTAGTTATTGTTATTGTTAAAGAAGATTTGCTGTATTTAGTCTCAGACTGAGATTCTCTCTTCTCCTTCCCTCATTCTGACCAATCCCAAACAGTGAATACAACTTCATCCTGGTCAAAAACTAAAAGACGTACCACAACTACTCATCTGCTCAATAAAAGCTTCTCACTTTTTTCAGATGAAATCTATCACCTCTAATCCAAAGGAAAGCAATcactaaattttttaaaaaaatggtttttgcGTTGTTATCACATAAATAATGTTCACCCTTTCAAGTAAGAAAAAGAAGACAAATTGAAGCTGGTCGGCAAGTAGCATCCAAAAAGTTAATAGGTAGAACTCTGCTAATGACAAAAGGACTTTGATATATGCATAATCTTAATCACAAAAACTCAACGTCAATTCAAACCAGCTCCAAGACTAACACATGTAGAAATAAACAAGCCAACGAATTTGTCAAAGGTAACCGAgtctaaatattaaattataccTGCAGCTTCAGCACAGTTGTTTTTTCAGTATCAGCGAGCACACTACTTTCAGAATCCCCAGTCAAGAATCCGGACACCAAAACAAATGCAGCAACCGCAAGCATAATAGGAAAGAAACTGGACCCAAAACCCACTGCAGGGCCAACATAAACGCCAGAGAAAGGAGACGGTGCATAATATGGAACCGAATACGAGAAACCGGACCCCTCCCCCATCCTCGGAGTGCTATAACTCCTCGAAGACGACATTGATGACCGCGAAGAAAACGAACTTCCGCCCATCCTTCCACCAGAAGCAGCCATGGCGGAACCAGGATCACACATCAACAGTAACCCCACAAGCACTGCAGCCGCCGCGGGTTTTTGGAATGCTTTGAGGGTTTTTATTATGGTCTGAACGACAAATCCTACTGGGATTTGCTCAATTTTCGAATTCATTGATGCTTTAGTATTGAAAGCAAGATGGGAAATGGAAGCATCGGTGCCGCGAATGTTACCGATGAAGAAGCATTTGGCGCGAAGTTTGCCTAAACTTGTGCGAATCTTGAAAGGATGAAATGGTATATGACCCTGGATAAGATTGTTTTGGTACAATAAGGGGTTGTTCCACTGAAGGTTTATGGTCGGGGTTGCGGCCATTTTGCGGGGAGGTTTGGTGATGGATGCGATTTGGGAAAATTTTGTGTGTGATATTTTTTTGGAGTTGACAGAAAGGGAAACAGAAAATTGAAATGGTTGGTATGTCGCAAAGCCATGTGTGGCCGAAATTATCTGATACGTAGTCATTGCGTATTGCTTGCgtgaaaattaaattaaatggttaaaaatattttgtcaattaatttttttcaatattttagtTATATTTGTAAGATAATTATATGTAATTATGTTCTATTccaaatttttaaaacaaaaaataatattccgTTCTTCAGTTTTTCATAATTTATTACatattttcttatatttttaatatatcttTAAAAATTCAAACTTTTAATTGAATCACGATATCTGATAAAAGAGACGTGTCTATcaataaaattgttattttcaaacaaaatataatttatcaaatttataaTTAGTATATTTgtgtaataaataaaatttctttaaaaaaatagaattcTATTTTTACAAATTTGACCATCTCTTCTATTAAATGATCATTTGTGTTTATTATCTTCGTGAAATTTTATGACATGTGCATTTATTTTtggtatatgtatttgttatatatatattttttgggaTAGTTTGAATTGAAATCATATCATTTCatgtaaattttaaaagttactatatatatttgttatagATATAACTATAAACTATaacaaaataaattcttttacgAAATGTGATATCATCATTATCATTTTAACTTACAGTAGTGGGAATGTGTACAATATTCATTAATAACAAAAATATATCGAAAAAGAGAAGAGAGGGAAGAAATAACCTGATCCGATAATAAGATACTTGGAATGCCATCAAGAACTATCGGTACATGACCTCCTCCATCGAATCAACAACATATGTGAAACTCTTTTCCAGCATATTTGGAGACGGACGACTCAAAATATCCATGAAAGATACCGAAGGAAGGACAGAACGCCTAGAAACAACCGCTGGAGCAACGGGAACAGTGGTACACAATTTGCCAAGTGCCGAGTCAACCCGCTTGGGTTGAATGGTGACTCGAACGAGTCAACCCGCGAGGTACCGGGAAGACCACTACCGGGGCCGACGACGATGAGAGGGTTCCAGAACCGGTGATAACATGTGGggccttagctcctaatcgttattacaacacaatctgattagggttaattaattacagcggaaaacgagtttaaaatttctttacgatGAGCCCATAATATTTCTTCtgatatttgaatattaaaaatagtatttaatttcaaatcataaaacacgcccacacataatcaaaccCAATCACaaacaaacaactcatatcctcgggagattctccggtatatagatacatatacatatatactgggaacaagacataaacataaaactcagcccaagctgtggctccttCCAAAAGTACTCTCTCCGGTCTCCtaatatcctggagtacctgccattgtccacacacaaagacaacaacagccccccttggggttgagcaaagctccgtatggaacaaccaatcatatataccacagatatctaaacaatgatatatggtatgcaatgcatgtatgtcgtggaggtatcaggtcaaatgcccatccactgagcacatgtcagaatcaaacgaatcactatcaaatcaatgctcgagctggcacaccggcctcaataagggatactcATATGACAGCGtcggcaaagcgccatcaaatcccaaatctcatatccaatcatcggggccataattgtctatgctttacgggtcatataataccaacatagcaattgtgttcacaaactccagaatgcaatcaaatcatatcagggtatccaaggatcacagctcaacgtgcatgtcatgtatcgatgtatgcatcaaacgatgtgtgataacaaaacatttattttatacatcgatattccaatcataatgtcatgtatgccacatcaatcaacaaataaggcatatagacatataatctcattccaatcaatccgacatatatcatataatacagatacctgtcgtatgttacccggtcgcaacatacctcaattcttaatttccagttgatgtagcctgaagatattgatattacactttatctacatcaataacatactcattccaatcaataacatattccaaaatcattaatatgagtttcaaatatcatttgaaacttcaaaaattcatatcaaatcaaaatcatatcataattcaattccgacttcgaatatgagtttcttgtcggttattatactacatatcagaaattcaacttcaaatacatgcaattccagcactttgatatttagagctgctggaaccagaagaaaattacctcagttaGAAGCCTCGAcacgacgatcacaaatatataatttgttttgcGTTTGGACaacgtttcgaagtcgatttggaCGATTGAAAATCAAAATCTCTCGAAGTCTCTCTCGAAGGAAATAGCGGAATGAAGAAAGAAAGAACGAAAGTCTAATTCTTATCCTCACCGCCTATGCGCTCGGGccgtagaattctcgcgcccgagcgccagatgTTCTGCCCCCGAGTGTGATTTgtgccgcgctcgggcggtaaaaaatTACCACTCGGGCGCGGAACTTTCTGCCCGAATACACATCTCATATCTCctggcgcccgggcggtcattttctaccgcccgggcgccataTGTTCTGTACAAATGTTAACTtttgtactaaattggcgtccggcctctccactcgagctcttacaatGTCAGTTCATATTCCATACTCATTTTCTCAATtcattgtcatgatatacatcaaatacataattacatgacaatttcatagattattGATAATCAATACAGGATTTAtaataatacgatacacggtccttacataacACAAGTAGAATCGGAGTGAACGATGTCCAATTGGACTTGTAAATGCCTCGAACTCGGTCGCGAACCATCCAATTGGTCGTTTCCGAGGTGGCCGAAAACCTGCAATTAATGACACCAATGTGTTTCCCATGGCCTGAGGAACACATCCTAAAGATGGATTGGAAAAAAAGCTCAGATGCTGGAGGAATCGAGGGAACTTAGAAATGATCTTGTTTGTGACGTTACACAGACTGATCGGATGGAAATCCGACCAAGCTTGTGAACCCTCAACTTTTGGGATCAAAGTAATCGTGGTGGCAATAAAACTCTGAGGCAGGGGAAAGCCTCG
It encodes:
- the LOC140842075 gene encoding FLUCTUATING-LIGHT-ACCLIMATION protein 1, chloroplastic, whose product is MAATPTINLQWNNPLLYQNNLIQGHIPFHPFKIRTSLGKLRAKCFFIGNIRGTDASISHLAFNTKASMNSKIEQIPVGFVVQTIIKTLKAFQKPAAAAVLVGLLLMCDPGSAMAASGGRMGGSSFSSRSSMSSSRSYSTPRMGEGSGFSYSVPYYAPSPFSGVYVGPAVGFGSSFFPIMLAVAAFVLVSGFLTGDSESSVLADTEKTTVLKLQVGLLGLGRSLQKDLNRIAELADTSKSEGLHYVLTETILSLLRHPEYCISAHSSFDVKKSIEEGERRFNQLSIEERGKFDEETLVNVNNIKKQRSTILTSSGFSNEYIVITVVVAAVGVHKLSSINSSKDLKEALQMLASIPSSRILAVEVLWTPQNEGDVLSERELLEDYPLLRPL